The genomic DNA GCTTTTCTATTGAATGGTGACGAGGTGGATTTAGGTAGCCTAGCTAAATTGTAGTTAGCTAAAGAATCAGATGGACAGCTTTAATGTGATGTGTGTACGCTACTCATTTACAACATCTAGACTGAAGAGACAAAGAGGGGCTTCACGCCAGCTAGCCAGACTATCGTATGTCTTCATCCAGAGTTGGTCATATAACTGGTCGTGCAGTATTATTTTCGTACGTGCATTGGCAACCATGATAACCAACGTTACATAATGTGTTAGCTATCTAGCTTGCTGACATTAGGTATCATGACAACCATAACAAGACCGTTATCAGTCCACAtccgatttattttctcgtttTTTCTAGACAATTATTAGAATGCTCTTGTCTTAAAATGCACTTCTTATTGCACCGTTGATTTGGGGATATTCTCCGTAAGGAGAGGGTCACTGCGTAGTATTCGTTAGTTAGTTATGTGCAGCAGATGAACCGCCTATGATGCACCTCCATCCTGCTCAATTTCTGCGTGCTCCTCACGAAGTGCTCATCgtgccccctctcctccctgtctctctatacctGCAGGTTGTCGtcacctctctcctgccccGGTCCCGTGAAAGACTCCCAGATTGTTCACTCAAAACCTGCGTTGTTCCTGCACAAGGAGAGTGGGCGCTTCCTCACTCTGTCCCCTCCATGGCAGCATTGTGCCGTGTAGAGGCTGTCTGAGCGGTGCTGCTGGACCTGGGCCGGGCCCCCCAACAGGAAGCCCGGAAGTCCAGAAAGTCAGCTGCAGCGGTCCTGTggggctctcctcctcctcctcccccggaAACGGCTGCCCCCCTGGGATCCCGCAGACCCGCACCCCTCGCCCCTGAAGCGTGACCCGTCTCAGCCATGCTCTTCTCCCTGCGGGAGTTGGTCCAGTGGCTGGGCTTCGCCACCTTCGAGCTGTTCCTCCACCTGGCGGCGCTGCTGGTCTTCAGCGTGCTGGTGGCGCTGCGCTCCGACCTGCtgctgggcatgagctggtgGCTGGTGTTCGTGCCGCTCTTCGCCGCCGACGGCCTCAGCACCTACTTCACGGCCATCGTGTCGATCCGGCTGTACCAGGAGGGCGAGCGCCGGCTGGCGGTGCTGCGGCTGCTCTGGGTGCTGACGGTGCTCAGCCTGAAGCTGGTGTGCGAGGTGCTGCTGTGCCAGAAGCTGGCGGAGCAGGAGCAGGCCCGCGACCTGTGGTTCGGCCTCATCGTGTCGcccctcttcatcctcctgcagctgctcaTGATCCGCGCCTGCCGCGTCAACTGAGCGCCCCGCCGGCCTCTCTGCGCTGCGGGGAGCGGGCCCGTGCACGCTAACAGCGATGGACTGACTGTCAGCCACCGAACTGTCGGCCCCCGCTCTCTCAGCCGGGGCCCTGAACAATGCAGCGGGTAACTGACTGCACAGTGGACTCTGCACACCGGCGACTGGACACTCTGGCCAACACTCCTCCAGCTGCTGGTCCCGTTTATATGGCGTAGGATATATCCATCCTGTTTATATGGAGCTAGATATATCCATCCTGTTTATATGGAGCTAGATATATCCATCCTGTTTATATGGAGCTAGATATATCCATCCTGTTTATATGGAGTTGGATATGTCCATCCTGTTTAAATGGAGTTGGATATGTCCATCCTGTTTAAATGGAGTTGGATATGTCCAACCTGTTTATATGGAGTTGGTTGTATCCATCCTGTTTATATGGAGTTGGCTGTAAAAAGTAACatgactctccctctcccgccagCCTGTCATTCAtggccctcctcctcctacaGTGTCGGACATTTTGTTGTAAACTTGTGCCGGACTGTGTTTAGTCCATTGCTCTTCATGTAAACAAAAAGCATTCCCTTCACAAGTACTGTAAGCAAAGAATATCTGGCTGTACCGACTGTAATGTTCCTTTTCTGTATTAAACACggtttgtggtgtttgtgaaGCAGCATGCAGCCCTGGCTAAATCGAACGTGCTCCTGCCACATTGACGCTGTGTTTCCATTTCCCCCGCCCAACAAGGcttgtacatatatacagtatacatgatTTCTGAGAATTGTACAGATGATGATGTGGAATGGATGTGAAACTCTGATCAGAAACACggtgaatgttttcatttgcacTACCCTGTTATGCTTGGTTGTGATtgtgcactggtgtgtgtgagatgggtaGTCCATAGGAAGTACCTGCTTTCTGTCTGCCTACACTGTTTTACCTATTGTCTGATGACTACATTGTTAATAAACCAACATTCAAAGCATCATGGTCTGATATATTTAAGAATTTAAGATCCAAGGACACAGGCCTGGCaggcaaggccaattcctttgtttttgcaacactgaatacatttggggttgagataaaaagatgaacatgagacaagttcagaatttcagcttttatttcctggtatttacacctagatgtgttaaactatttAGAACATTGCggctttggtatcagaccacccaattcttTGGTGAgcagaagtattggaacagacaatatttaagtaaatgaaagtaaacatgCATCAAGCTTGCGAACCATTCatatcaccaaactgttgcattcttattTTCTAATGCTTTTCAaacttttactgcagcctctttcagttgttgtttgttttgggagtTTTTACCCTTCAATCTCTTCTTCAGGAGGTTAAATGCATGCTCACTTGGGTTAAGGTCTGTTGATTGACttgccagtctaaaaccttccgaTTCTTTCCCCTAATGAAGTCTTATGAGAAAGTCTTTgttgtgtggcagtgtgttttgggtcattgtcttgctgcatgatgacgttcctcccaattagtttgggcgcatttctctgtaagttggcaggcagaatgtttttgtagacttctgaattcatccagCTGCttccatcatgagttacatcattaattaagattagtgagcccactccagaagcagccatgcaagcccaagccatgacacttcctccactgtgcttcacagttgagctagtttgttttggatcatgagcagatcccttctttctctacactttggcctttccatcgctttggtagaggttagtcttggtctcatcagtccttaaaactttgttccagaacttttgtggttcATCTCTGTAcgtctttgcaaattgtaatctcgcttTACTACAGATGAGCGGTTTGCATCTTGGGGTGTAGTCTTCTTCAAAAGGTtaattgagataccttcacccctgcccagtggacattgtttgtgatgtcactgactgatgttttgggatttttctttGCAACTGTAACAATGTTTCTGTattcaactgctgttgttttccttggtcaacctgttcgtTGTGTGTTGCTAGTACActagtggtttctttctttttcaggatatTCCAAGTTGCTCAACAAGGTATCCTCAATGGATTTCCCctattttctaagcttcaaaatggtttgcttttctcccaaagacatcTTGAATGCAGTATTCACAGGCAAAACGCAAGACTGAAACCAAGAGtaaacattcagaactatttattatttaaccaataaatctaacaggacacatctgggcaacaagaaacacctgtcagtcacatgttccaatagttttgctcacctaaaaatttggTGGTCTAATACAAAAGGTGAGATGTTCTAAGATGTTTaataaatctatataaaaataccaggaaataaaagcgaaaatttggatctgtcatctcatgtatcttgtcatcttttgacctcaaactcaattgtcttcattgtatagcaaaaacaaaggaattgaccttgccgtTCCAAAACCTTTGGAAGGGACTGTATTTCTAGTGTTCcagaccattcagcccagcaatgctcatcTTTTCCTACCAAAAGTGTGccgactgcttagtttgcctaaaagctcaaTTTTATCTGGCCcagtatcaagcctggtcttgaaaaccccagtgcctccactacatgtcctggcaagctattccacgtAGTAACCACTCTATGAAATTAATTGTCAAAAAAAATGAAGGTAAATGAAGATTTCCCACTTTATTTCTTTCCCATCAGCCAATTTTATTGGCGGTAGCATTTGATCAGATTTCATTCACAAAGTTACCCACCAAAATGTGCTGCAGCTTGTTTGCAGTGACTGGTACAGTAGAGGTAATGACTGCATTTATCTCCTCTCATAGTTTCTCAGTCCATTTCTATTCTGACGCTACTCAGCTTTACCTCTTGCACTCCAtcttaaaacaaaagaaatggtCTACAGTGAATAGAACAGCTCTGTGGTGAATGTGTCCACTCTGGCCTCATCCTTCCACTCACCAAGCCCTGAGGTGACTGCCCGACTCTGCCCTTCCTCCCTGCTTGTCCCAGCCCCCCAGTGCTGGAATGGATGAAGAACAGGAGAATCACCTTGGCTCATCTCAGATGTGGACTGACAATCCATCTCTTCAGACTGCATCTTTCTTTGACACTCATCTCTACCCCATAG from Conger conger chromosome 12, fConCon1.1, whole genome shotgun sequence includes the following:
- the tmem203 gene encoding transmembrane protein 203, encoding MLFSLRELVQWLGFATFELFLHLAALLVFSVLVALRSDLLLGMSWWLVFVPLFAADGLSTYFTAIVSIRLYQEGERRLAVLRLLWVLTVLSLKLVCEVLLCQKLAEQEQARDLWFGLIVSPLFILLQLLMIRACRVN